From Rhopalosiphum padi isolate XX-2018 chromosome 2, ASM2088224v1, whole genome shotgun sequence:
aataattttctatcTATTTTgaaaggtatataaaaatactcagaaaattattctgctttggaactatgttgttattcaaaaaagtataaaacttataaaaatataatattttaataaaaacgttgttttttaacaacttgaaactatgtaaaaaaatattttcaaaaacatgaatactttttgaaataatgagtgttttatgataaaagaatcaccctgtatatagaTGATATCCGTAGATCAAAAGATGTGGTGAAAAGAATCTTACAATAGTtacaatacttaattaaaacataacattataattattaaaatcttctAGTGTCTATATTTTAGActcttaaaaatactaaaaatattattttaaatgcattctagaatattatgtacacataattgaaaagaaaattgtttgttttgaatagtaataatttaaatttataatgttttatagaacATAGGCATAGcgcataataattttgttttctttaaaataatacattatattttctgtTTCAGCGAGGATGGCATCTTCGTTGTGTCCCGGAGAATATGCTGCACCGTCGGTCGAAACGTCGGTACCTGGACCGAAGTCAAAAAAACTTCTCGCTGAGCTTTCACAATTTCAGGTGAGACAATAACTGAATCGACAATATTTTGGCTATATGGCATCTTCTGATATTATTTAATGCGGAGAtcacgttttatttattaattttaattttatgacagGAAGTAgtgttgtttaatttaataaataaagtgcATTAATTAAACACCCAACTACAAGggtctataaaatatgtaggtgatattgtttaaaatgatgCTAGTTATACTTGTTAGTCTGAACTtccatagtttttttatttttcaaatacaaaataaataaattaaacattaaactaatATAGTAGATTCTAtagatatatcaaaatattggtTTGATACAACTTTAATTATTGACtactaaatagattaaaattaaaatatttatatttataacagtaaATACTAAACAGTGATTGACAGTTATGAaaccataacatttattttttagttacattaaatattttaagaaaattgaaaatatgataaattatttcataaattaaacagATCTCTTGGACGTGAATTTACATCTTGttcctatatagtttataaatatttataaatgtatacttacatattatatattactttcaGAAATAATACAAGTACAACATGTGAATAATATCACACTTAATGACATATAATTTAACAGTATTGTGTTTAACTACTGTTTAGATTGTTTAAAAGATTACTTCTGCGATTGAAGTCATcattttattatgtgttttcAGCAATCCGGTTCGGTTCAGCTATTCGCCGACTATAACAAATCTCTGGGCAACTATTTGGTTGACGTCGATGGTAATGTTCTGTTGGATGTCTACACGCAAATATCGTCAATGCCATTGGGTTACAACCATCCGGACATGTTGAAAGTGTTGGATAGCGACGAGAACAAAGTATGAACATTACCTAATTGAGACTGTCCTCAGATTTGCGATTTGTCCAAAATTTAGAGTACtcaatggaaataaaataactaaaatattttattccatcgccttaatttattagttctgaaacaaaattaaaacaacaaaaataattttaaaaagggaGAATATATAAGTAGCGAGTTTACCTcgttattttgaaatatgtcattgtaatgtatattatattaaatttgaattcaatgataaacattacatacgaaaaatgattctgagaaAAGACGGGTTGTCGACAGGCAGTAtcactatgtatattttatattgctataacgtaatttatttaactgtatataataattatataataatacagtaggtgttcaaactatataagtaggtacaagtAAATTTACTTCAAGTAGTAGtgtaaactattaaaatcatgatattaaataattgatcactattattatataccaaacAACGATATTCATCGACTTCGCGTGATCTATTATCACGTTTTAATAATgtcgtattaatatttttttgtcgtaTTAGAGAGTCGTTGTCAATCGTCCGGCGTTGGGTGTGTTCCCAGCTGCTGACTGGCCAGCAAAATTACGAAGCACGCTGATGAGtgtaagtttttttatatacttataggtataCTCTGTACAAGTTAAGAAACATAGTCAGCGGTGACCAGTTTTCATTAGGCGAAGGTCAGGCTGTTTACCGTTTGTAAGGCCGTACCTATGCAGGTTCATCTCCGCATCCCGAATTTTTTTCCTGGGTACGGCTCTGATCCCCACCAAGTCATTATTTATATGCCTGCCGTGTAATTTAGCCACGCTCATGCAGCCATCATGCGGATTAATCGACCGCCGAATATGTTTCTTTGCTTGAACAGAGTATGTAGTAGTGCGCTATAGCCTTTAACATAGCCGTGCCAAAACACGCATAGTATAGCAACACATGATGaacgataagaaaaaaaaatgtattattctttatttgtaCAAGATGTACAATATAGTGGTACCAGACTATATAACATAGCGCATTTGATtgaaaaattttgtatttttcgatTGAATATTGTTTCTAGCAAACGCTACCCATTTATAAATACGTGGACAATTTGCCTTCACATAAAGTAAATTAGTTTGTCAGTAATATAACTACGTATATACTCGTAATGTATCAGATAGGTGCCAAAACGGTATATACAACACACCgttccaaataaataataattagttttattaaaatgtttttgaatattttattaatccaaATGCCGTTTTGTTTTGGCCAAAATATCGTATAGGaatagtatgatattttattgatttattcgaTGAttgatactaattataatttatgattatgattatatgACTATAAgtgttcattaaattatattatatatttatgtatataggtcGCACCTAAAGGCATGGACTCTCTTACGACCATGATGTGTGGGTCTTGTTCCAACGAAAAcgcatataaaaatatgttcatgaAGTACCAGCGAGACAAGAGAGGAGGTACTTCGGACTTCACAGACTTGGAAAAGGAGTCATGCATGATTAACATGCCACCTGGCGCGCCAAAATTGTCTATACTGTCGTTCAAGGGCTCGTTCCACGGCCGCACACTGGGCGTCTTATCCACCACGCATTCCAAATACGTGCACAAATTAGACGTACCAGCTTTCGACTGGCCGATAGCCAGATTCCCCGAGTACAAGTATCCATTGCACGAGAACCTCAGAGAAAATGAACAAGAAGACGAACGTTGCTTAGCTGAAGTGAgtacaatgttttatataatacctattatacattataattataaatattataatgtatatactatctATGTAAGATTATTCAATAAGCGTATTCGCCCATTTTATTCTTCAAcaatgcagttattcaaaatcagattttgacaattttaaatatggGTACCTACTTAAAGaccaaattcttgagatttttttatcTACTTAAGAAATATCCCGTGCGGAATtacaaacttcttttttttaaacgaaaacttGCCTTTCTACTGTCAATTATTTAGCGAATAGTTTTTCTAATCATTTTAACTTATCagattattcaaaatatgaataaccagtaatttttaagttatttaactttgtgtaggTAGTATGAATAATAAACCCAAATAATTATGGATTTGTAAAATTAGTACAAGTTTATAgtataagaaaaacaaaatacaatattatatctattttatatttttataaaataatttttaaggactTTTCTctataatcaaacattttaataactgagaaactttattcgttcaaattttgaattgaatatataaaatataaatgttgaaaCGCTTTAcgtgttaaaaacaaaaacaattagttattataattagcaCATCTTTTTTGTTAACTAAGTTTAGGTCTATTTTAAGATTCGGTCGGTTTGACTTTGTTCTTATAGGTGGAGGAACTGATAGAGAAGTGGGATAAGAAGGGCAACCCCGTTGCCGGAATTGTGGTGGAACCCATCCAGTCGGAAGGTGGAGACAACCACGCGTCTCCATATTTTTTCCAGAAACTTCAGAAGATTGCCAAAAAGGTCGGTTGATTGTACTAGCAGCTATTAAAAgatctgaataaaaaaatacgcaTAAGTAAATCGTATTCGGTATTAAATTTGTAACCATGTGCTAACTGTAGTATAATGCGGGCTATCTAATCGACGAGGTGCAAACTGGCGGCGGTCCCACTGGTAAGATGTGGTGTCACGAACATTTCGACCTGGAAACTTCTCCGGACGTTGTTACTTTTAGCAAAAAAATGCAGACCGGTGGATACTATTTGAAGAACGAAttcttgtaataatataaaataaaaatcgctATCGCTGTAGAAAAGTtactcaatttgtttttgttaa
This genomic window contains:
- the LOC132920912 gene encoding 4-aminobutyrate aminotransferase, mitochondrial; translated protein: MYRFQDVARPAATAAKHFVNTPSRMASSLCPGEYAAPSVETSVPGPKSKKLLAELSQFQQSGSVQLFADYNKSLGNYLVDVDGNVLLDVYTQISSMPLGYNHPDMLKVLDSDENKRVVVNRPALGVFPAADWPAKLRSTLMSVAPKGMDSLTTMMCGSCSNENAYKNMFMKYQRDKRGGTSDFTDLEKESCMINMPPGAPKLSILSFKGSFHGRTLGVLSTTHSKYVHKLDVPAFDWPIARFPEYKYPLHENLRENEQEDERCLAEVEELIEKWDKKGNPVAGIVVEPIQSEGGDNHASPYFFQKLQKIAKKYNAGYLIDEVQTGGGPTGKMWCHEHFDLETSPDVVTFSKKMQTGGYYLKNEFLPDMPYRVFNTWMGDPTKIVLLDAVLKVIKRENLLSLVEKSGDVLMSGLRDLEAEFPALINSTRGRGTFITFDAADAKLRNDIVDRLLTKGVQSGGCGVVGIRMRPALIFQPHHAHMFLDRLRQVLAETK